GCATTATCGACCCATACGTGTATGTCGTGCCGGACCGTCGTGACCGACCCCGGCAGCCCCGGCGGGGGGCCTGGGCGCTCCGGCATCGGCAGGTGGGCGGCACAACTCCCTTTCCCTCCCTGTTACTTCACACCGGCAATGGTTTCGGGCTCACCCTTCCGAAAGGGGTCTCGCGGCTGTCAGACTCCTGAGGGTGCCCGACTTCGACATGCTCGTCATCGGATCCGGACCGGGCGGCCAGAAGGCCGCCATCGCCGCGGCCAAGCTGGGCCGCCGGGTCGCCGTCGTCGACCGCCCCGACATGGTCGGCGGCGTCTCCATCCACACCGGGACCATCCCCTCCAAGACCCTGCGCGAGGCGGTGCTGTACCTGACCGGCCTCACCCAGCGTGATCTGTACGGCCAGAGCTACCGGCTCAAGGAGGACATCACCGTCGCCGACCTGACCGCCCGCACCCAGCACGTGGTCGGCCGTGAGGTGGACGTCATCCGCAGCCAGCTCTCCCGCAACCACGTCGCGCTGTACGCCGGCACGGGGCGGTTCGTCGACCCGCACACCGTCGCCCTGCGCGAGGTCACCGGCCACGAGCGGCTGCTGACCGCCGAGCACGTCGTCATCGCCACCGGTACCCGGCCCGCGCGGCCGACCAGTGTGGAGTTCGACGGTCGGACGATCATGGACTCGGACAACGTCCTGGCGCTGGAGCGGGTTCCGCGCTCCATGGTCATCGTGGGTGCCGGTGTGATCGGCATGGAGTACGCCAGCATGTTCGCCGCGCTCGGCAGCAAGATCACCGTGGTGGAGAAGCGGGCGGGGATGCTCGACATGTGCGACGTCGAGGTGATCGAGTCGCTCAAGTACCACCTGCGGGACCTCGCCGTGACGTTCCGCTTCGGGGAGACCGTCGCCGCGGTGGAGCGGCATGCACGCGGGACGCTGACCGTCCTGGAGAGCGGCAAGAAGATCCCCGCCGACGCGGTGATGTACTCGGCGGGCCGGCAGGGGCTCACCGACGAGCTGGACCTGGACAAGGCGGGGCTGACCGCGGACCCGCGCGGCCGGATCACGGTCGACGAGCACTACCGCACCGAGGTGCCGCACATCTATGCCGTCGGCGACGTCATCGGCTTCCCGGCGCTGGCCGCGACCTCGATGGAGCAGGGGCGGGCGGCGGCGTACCACGCCTTCGGGGAGCCGGTCGGCCGGATGCACAACCTCCAGCCGATCGGCATCTACACCATCCCCGAGATCAGCTTCGTGGGACGGACCGAGGACCGGCTCACGGAGGACCGGGTGCCGTTCGAGGTCGGCATCTCCCGCTACCGGGAGCTGGCCCGCGGACAGATCATCGGCGACTCGCACGGCATGCTGAAGCTGCTGGTCTCCCCCGAGGACCGCACGCTCCTCGGTGTGCACTGCTTCGGTACGGGGGCGACGGAACTCATCCACATCGGGCAGTCGGTGATGGGGTGCGGCGGGACGGTCGACTACCTGGTCGATGCCGTGTTCAACTACCCGACGCTCGCGGAGTCGTACAAGGTCGCCGCCCTGGACGCCACGAACAGGCTGCGCCAGATCGACCGGATCGGGGACTGAGCCCCTCGTATCAGCTCTCCTGGCCGCCCTCCGGCAGGCGGGCGTCGTCCTCGACCACGTGCATCGCGGCCTCCTCCGCGCCGGCGGCTCCGCCGTCGACGCCCTGGTCGAAGGCGATCTCCTCCTTCGTGGTGTCGGGGCCGGTGCCCTCGTCCGGGGCGAGCAGGCGGCCCGCGCGGTCGGCGCCCGCCTCGGGGTCGACGGGTTCGCCCTCGCCGCCCGGCAGGTCGCCCACGCCGTCACCGGCGGGCTCGGACACCTCGGGGACCTCCTGGGTGAGCCGCTCGTCGAGGGTCTCGCCCTCGTGCTGTTCGGCGGCCGTGGTGCCGTGCTTGGTGACCCCGAGCGGCTTCTCCGGCGGGGAGTAGCCCTCGTCGAGCATGTCGTCGTAGGTCCGCTCGTCGACGGCGTCCTGCAGGTCGAGCGGCGCCGCGTCCTGCTGTTCCTCGTTGCTGCCGGTGGGCTGGTAGGCGTCGTCCGCCATCGGCTCGGAGGGCGTGTGTCCCGTGCCCATGCTCGCCTCCCTCACTCGCGTGCGTCGGCTGGTCGTGCGCTGTGCGTGTCCTGAACCGCGTTTCCCGTTGCGCGCTCTCCAACCCCGGAAGATCCAGCCGACCTTGAAGGCTCAATGAGGGGAGATATCATCACTCGCACACACGGCGTGACCGTACGGCGACGCGCCGACGTGCCGTATCCGCCACCCCTTTGTGCCGCCCCTGCCCCGAGGCCATCCCTCAGCGGTTCGTGGCGTTGTACCACCCCACCCCCCATACGCCGTCGGGGCCGGTTCGCCCTCGCGTCGTGCACAACGGAAAGCAGCGCATCCATGAGCAACAGCAGGGGCAGAGGGCTGCAGGCCAATGTCCTCGGTACGTTCGACACGGTGGTGATGGCGGTCGCGGGCAGTGCCCCGGCGTACTCGATCGCCGCGACCACGGCGGTCCTCGTCGGCACGGTGGGCCTGGCCAGCCCGGCCGCGCTGCTGTACTGCGCGATACCCATGCTGGGCATCGCGCTGGCCTTCAGCTACCTCAGCCGGATCGACGTGAACGCGGGCGCCAGTTACTCCTGGGTCGGGCGTACGCTGCACCCCTTCCTGGGCTTCATCAGCGGTTGGGCGCTGGTGATCTCGGCGACCATCTTCATGGTGGCGGGTTCCCTGCCGGCCGGGTCGATGACGCTCGCCCTCTTCGACGAGGAACTCGCCCGGAACACCGCGCTGTCGACGCTGGTCGGCGCCGGCTGGTTCCTGATCATGCTGTGCGTGGTGCTGGGCGGTGCTCGCCTCACCGTCCGGGCACAGCTCGTGATGTCCGGTGTCGAGCTCGCCATCCTGGCCCTGTTCGTCGTACTGGCCCTCTTCCACTCGGGAAGTGCCCGGGCGTTCGACTGGTCCTGGCTCGGCTTCGGGCACTTCGACGGGGTGAGCGGATTCGCCTCGGGGGCGCTGATCGCCGCGTTCTACTACTGGGGCTGGGACGTCACCAGCAACCTCAGTGAGGAGACCCGCAACAGCCGCCGTACGACGGGCCTCGCGGGGCTCATCGGGGTCGGCATCGTGTTCCTGCTGTTCGAGGTGTTCACGATCGCGGTGAACGTTATCCTCTCCTCGAAGCAGATCCAGGAGAACGACGCCAACGTGCTGGCGGTGCTCGGGGAGGAGGTGTGGCCGGGCTGGGGCGGCAAGTTGCTGATCGTGGCGGTGATGCTGTCCACCGTCGCCACCCTGGAGACCACGCTGATCCAGGTCACGCGCTCGCTGTTCGCGATGGGCCGCGACCGTACGATGCCGTCCGCGCTGGGCCGGGTGCACCGCCGGTGGAACACGCCGTGGGTGGCGGTCGCGGTGGTCGGCGTCGTGGCGCTGGGCACGGTGGGCGACATCCTCTCCGACGCGATCTCGGCCATCGGCCTGCAGATCGCCGTCTACTACGGGCTGACGGGCCTCGCGGTGGTCGTCGCCTACCGCAAGATGCTGCTGAAGTCGGTGGGCAACCTCGTGCTCGGTGGTCTGTGGCCGCTGTTCGGGGCCCTGTTCATGTTCTGGATCTTCGTCGAGTCGCTGGGCGAGCTGAGCACGTCCGCGATCGCGATCGGCATCGGCGGTCTCGCGGCCGGGCTCATCCCGATGCTCTGGTACTGGCGGCAGGGCAGCGACTACTACCGGCCGGCCAAGCTGGACGCCACACGGACCGTCGAGGCGGACTACGTCCCGGCCGGCGCCGGCGGCACGAACTCCCTTGTCCACGAGGGTCTTCCCACCGACTTCTGAGGGGACCCGCCATGTCGAGAGGCACCTCGAAACGCGACCTCACTCCCGACTTCGACCCAGACTGCGGGGACGCGCCCCTCACCTGCGCCCGCCAGGACATCGTCATCGGCCGCTGGCAGGGACTGCGGGAGCTGCTGCGGGTCACCGGCCCCGACTGGCTGGTGCGGGGGCACCGGGTCCGGCTGCTCGCCCAGGCCTGTGCGGGCAGTTCGACGGTGGAGTCGTGGCTGGCCGCCGAACCGCACAGCGCCGACGCGCTGGTGCTGCGGGCGGCGACGGAGACGGCCCGGGCGTTCCATCTGGCCATCACCGCGGGCCGGGGCGTACCGATCGACCGGCAGCGCATCGACACCGCGGTGCTGTCGTGCCTCAGGGCCGCCGACGCCTACCCGGACGATCCGACGCCGTGGATCTCGCTGATCTCCGTCGCCCGGCTGTATCCGTCGGGCGTACGGCGGCAGGAACTGGGGCTGTGGTGGGACGAGTTGCACCAGCGCGACCCGTACAGCGTGGAGGGCCACCTCCAGGTCCTGCACTACTACTCCTCGCGCTGGCACGGCACCCACGGCCAGATGTACGACTTCGCCCGCGACGCGGCCGGCGTCGCGCCGCCCGGCTGCGCGCTGCCGGTGCTCGTGCAGTACGCCCGGGTCGAGGAGTTCCGCTACGCCCTGGACGCGGCCAAGGGACAGCATGCCTCCGTGGGCCTCGGCCAGCACTGGAGTCACGACGGCGCCGTCAGTGACGTACGCCGCACCTGGGAGCGCTGGATCAAGGGCCGCACCGACAACAGCGTGGCCCCCGGCGAGCTGCGCGACCTCAACTACCTGACGCACGCCGCGTGTTACGCGGGCGCCCACGACATCGCCGCGCCCCTGTTCCGGATGCTGGGGCGCCGCGCCACGCGGGCTCCGTGGGTGTATCTCGGCGATCCGGAGAAGCAGTTCGTGCGGTGGCGGGGGGAGATGGTGCTGCGCGGGTGACGGTTCGTCCTCGTCTCAGGGCGATTCGACGCGCGGACCGGCTGCCCACCTCTCCTCGATCCGGCCGATCCGCCACACCAGGAGGGCGACGATCCAGGTCACGGCGAACAGGCCTACGACGACGAAGCCGGCCGTGTTGAGGTCGAGGCCGGTGATCCAGCTCCAGAACGGGCCGTGCAGGGCTAGGCGGTCGGCGAGGAGGGCGAGGAGTTCGACCGTGCCGATGAGCAGGGCGACCGCGACGGACAGGCCGGTGACGGTGAGGTTGTAGTAGACCTTGCGGACCGGCTGGGAGAACGCCCAGCCGTAGGCGAAGTTCATGAACGTGCCGTCGATCGTGTCCAGGAGCGACATGCCGGCGGCGAAGAGGACGGGCAGGCAGACGATCGCGTACCAGGGCAGACCGGAGGCCGCGCCCGAGCCGGCCAGGACCAGCAGGGCGACCTCGGTCGCGGTGTCGAAGCCGAGGCCGAAGAGCAGGCCGAGCGGGTACATGTGCCAGGGCTTGGTGACCGACCCCGTGACCCGGCCGAGGAGCCGGTTCATGAAGCCGCGTCTGTTCAGCTGCTCTTCCAGGGCCGCCTCGTCGTAGCGGCCCGAGCGCATCCGGCGGAACACCTTCCAGATGCCGGCGAGGGCGACCAGGTTGATCGCCGCGATCAGATAGAGGAAGGCCCCGGAGACCGTCGTACCGATCAGGCCGGTGATGTCGTGGAGGCGGGAGTCGTCGTCGCGGACCGGTCCGGCCAGGGTCTTCACACCGAAGGAGAGCAGCAGCGCCAGCGCCAGGACGACGCTGGAGTGGCCGAGCGAGAACCAGAAGCCGACCGACAGCGGCCGCTGCCCCTCCCCCATCAGCTTGCGGGTGGTGTTGTCGATCGCCGCGATGTGGTCGGCGTCGAAGGCGTGCCGCATGCCGAGCGTGTACGCGGTGACGCCGATACCGATGCCGAAGGACTGCGCGCCGATGCTGTAGTGCTCGGGCGCCACGACGGCGACGAGAGTGAACCAGCCGATGACATGCAGGGCCAGCACGAACGCGGCCATGCCGCCGACCCTGCTCCACTCCTGCCGCGTCATGGACGTGCGGACGCGGTGCCAGGCCGTGCGCTGTGCGGGGGCCGTGGCGGGGAGGGTCGGAGTGGAGTCAGGGGCAGCCGTCATCGGGGAGGGAAGGACTTTCTTGGGGAGGGCGGCTGCGATGTACAGCCTGCAGCCATCCTCCAGTACTTGCAAACCATGTGCAGTAAAGGCCGTGGCAGTTCTTGGCCATGGAAACCAAAGCGCTTGGCCATGGAGAGGGAAAACGGGAAAGGAGAACGGGGGAGGGAGAACTCGCGGCGAGGGCGAACGGACCCGTCAGGGGGCGGCGTTCGGGCCGTCGGGACGGCCGCGGCGCTGCTCCACGA
Above is a window of Streptomyces sp. DT2A-34 DNA encoding:
- the sthA gene encoding Si-specific NAD(P)(+) transhydrogenase encodes the protein MPDFDMLVIGSGPGGQKAAIAAAKLGRRVAVVDRPDMVGGVSIHTGTIPSKTLREAVLYLTGLTQRDLYGQSYRLKEDITVADLTARTQHVVGREVDVIRSQLSRNHVALYAGTGRFVDPHTVALREVTGHERLLTAEHVVIATGTRPARPTSVEFDGRTIMDSDNVLALERVPRSMVIVGAGVIGMEYASMFAALGSKITVVEKRAGMLDMCDVEVIESLKYHLRDLAVTFRFGETVAAVERHARGTLTVLESGKKIPADAVMYSAGRQGLTDELDLDKAGLTADPRGRITVDEHYRTEVPHIYAVGDVIGFPALAATSMEQGRAAAYHAFGEPVGRMHNLQPIGIYTIPEISFVGRTEDRLTEDRVPFEVGISRYRELARGQIIGDSHGMLKLLVSPEDRTLLGVHCFGTGATELIHIGQSVMGCGGTVDYLVDAVFNYPTLAESYKVAALDATNRLRQIDRIGD
- a CDS encoding DUF5709 domain-containing protein; the encoded protein is MGTGHTPSEPMADDAYQPTGSNEEQQDAAPLDLQDAVDERTYDDMLDEGYSPPEKPLGVTKHGTTAAEQHEGETLDERLTQEVPEVSEPAGDGVGDLPGGEGEPVDPEAGADRAGRLLAPDEGTGPDTTKEEIAFDQGVDGGAAGAEEAAMHVVEDDARLPEGGQES
- a CDS encoding APC family permease — protein: MSNSRGRGLQANVLGTFDTVVMAVAGSAPAYSIAATTAVLVGTVGLASPAALLYCAIPMLGIALAFSYLSRIDVNAGASYSWVGRTLHPFLGFISGWALVISATIFMVAGSLPAGSMTLALFDEELARNTALSTLVGAGWFLIMLCVVLGGARLTVRAQLVMSGVELAILALFVVLALFHSGSARAFDWSWLGFGHFDGVSGFASGALIAAFYYWGWDVTSNLSEETRNSRRTTGLAGLIGVGIVFLLFEVFTIAVNVILSSKQIQENDANVLAVLGEEVWPGWGGKLLIVAVMLSTVATLETTLIQVTRSLFAMGRDRTMPSALGRVHRRWNTPWVAVAVVGVVALGTVGDILSDAISAIGLQIAVYYGLTGLAVVVAYRKMLLKSVGNLVLGGLWPLFGALFMFWIFVESLGELSTSAIAIGIGGLAAGLIPMLWYWRQGSDYYRPAKLDATRTVEADYVPAGAGGTNSLVHEGLPTDF
- a CDS encoding HoxN/HupN/NixA family nickel/cobalt transporter, whose translation is MTAAPDSTPTLPATAPAQRTAWHRVRTSMTRQEWSRVGGMAAFVLALHVIGWFTLVAVVAPEHYSIGAQSFGIGIGVTAYTLGMRHAFDADHIAAIDNTTRKLMGEGQRPLSVGFWFSLGHSSVVLALALLLSFGVKTLAGPVRDDDSRLHDITGLIGTTVSGAFLYLIAAINLVALAGIWKVFRRMRSGRYDEAALEEQLNRRGFMNRLLGRVTGSVTKPWHMYPLGLLFGLGFDTATEVALLVLAGSGAASGLPWYAIVCLPVLFAAGMSLLDTIDGTFMNFAYGWAFSQPVRKVYYNLTVTGLSVAVALLIGTVELLALLADRLALHGPFWSWITGLDLNTAGFVVVGLFAVTWIVALLVWRIGRIEERWAAGPRVESP